One genomic window of Camelina sativa cultivar DH55 chromosome 5, Cs, whole genome shotgun sequence includes the following:
- the LOC104785657 gene encoding vacuolar cation/proton exchanger 1 (The sequence of the model RefSeq protein was modified relative to this genomic sequence to represent the inferred CDS: added 8 bases not found in genome assembly): protein MAGIVTEPWSSAENGNASMTAKGSSRELRHGRTAHNMSSSSLRKKSDLRVIQKVPYKGLKDFLTNLQEVILGTKLAILFPAIPAAIICTYCGVSQPWIFGLSMLGLTPLAERVSFLTEQLAFYTGPTLGGLLNATCGNATELIIAILALTNNKVAVVKYSLLGSILSNLLLVLGTSLFCGGIANLRREQRFDRKQADVNFFLLLLGLLCHLLPLLYTYVATEDTPAAVISDMSLVLSRSSSIIMLISYIAYLVFQLWTHRQLFDAQDQEDEYDDDVEEETAVISFWSGFVWLVGMTLVIALLSEYVVATIETASETWNLSVSFISIILLPIVGNAAEHAGAIIFAFKNKLDISLGVALGSATQIGLFVVPLTIIVSWIIGINMDLNFNLLETGSLALSIIITAFTLQDGTSHYMKGLVLLLCYFIIAICFFVDKLPQKQPNGLNMGLQQMNNVVTATGGGVFSS from the exons ATGGCGGGAATCGTGACAGAGCCGTGGTCATCGGCAGAGAACGGGAACGCGAGCATGACAGCGAAAGGATCGAGCAGAGAACTGAGACATGGAAGAACAGCTCAcaacatgtcttcttcttctctaaggaAGAAATCAGACCTCCGAGTCATTCAGAAGGTTCCATACAAAGGTCTCAAAGATTTTCTCACTAATCTCCAAGAAGTCATTCTCGGCACAAAGCTTGCCATTCTTTTTCCGGCCATTCCTGCCGCCATTATCTGCACCTATTGTGGCGTCAGTCAG CCGTGGATATTTGGACTGAGCATGCTAGGACTGACACCTTTGGCTGAGCGAGTCAGCTTTCTGACAGA GCAACTCGCTTTCTACACCGGTCCTACAT TGGGTGGTCTATTAAACGCAACGTGTGGAAACGCGACTGAGCTTATAATCGCGATTCTGGCATTGACCAATAATAAGGTCGCAGTTGTGAAATATTCGCTACTAGGTTCGATTTTGTCGAATCTTCTATTGGTTCTCGGGACTTCACTTTTCTGCGGCGGAATCGCTAATCTGCGGAGGGAGCAACGGTTCGACCGG AAACAAGCCGATGTGAACTTCTTCTTACTCCTACTGGGTTTGTTGTGTCACTTGCTCCCATTGTTGTACACATACGTGGCAACGGAAGATACTCCGGCTGCTGTTATATCCGACATGTCACTGGTTCTATCGCGATCAAGCAGTATTATTATGTTGATCAGTTACATAGCATATCTCGTTTTCCAGCTTTGGACTCACCGCCAATTGTTCGACGCACAAGATCAG GAAGATGAGTATGATGACgatgttgaagaagaaaccgCGGTGATTAGTTTCTGGAGCGGTTTTGTATGGTTGGTTGGGATGACACTAGTCATCGCATTGCTATCCGAGTATGTTGTTGCCA ACCGCATCGGAAACATGGAACCTATCAGTAAGTTTCATAAGCATCATATTGCTTCCCATTGTTGGAAATGCGGCTGAACACGCTGGAGCCATCATTTTCGCTTTTAAGAACAAGCTC GACATATCACTGGGAGTTGCATTAGGATCTGCGACACAGATTGGCTTATTCGTCGTCCCCTTGACCATTATCGTGTCGTGGATTATAGGAATTAACATGGATCTCAACTTCAATCTACTCGAAACCGGTTCTCTTGCTCTTTCCATCATCATCACAGCCTTCACATTACAG GACGGGACTTCACACTACATGAAGGGACTGGTCCTATTGCTTTGCTATTTCATTATTGCCATATGTTTCTTCGTCGACAAACTTCCTCAGA aACAACCAAATGGTTTAAACATGGGACTTCAACAAATGAACAATGTTGTCACTGCAACAGGGGGAGGAGTTTTTTCATCTTAA
- the LOC104785658 gene encoding uncharacterized protein LOC104785658 yields the protein MENVLVDRDGDEDLSLFLEMRRKLQIVSSVPESGANSVDKSSTKSLELLETSCVQPRRSAVEKFLDSESDKSDYEWLLAAPETLGGQENLMVKLKETKARSSTALKPRVENIPQEPVTRSAKASKTIPRTTLSKQVSNTAEKVKPSSKTSRQATPTSRTTLPSTRLTKSAQSSNPDTRTPTIKSNPRASAYTRSSSVGKSVSSAKSKTPTIPETRTRPVSASRSRVYSSGDRSTGRCKISNDVNPVLMGTQMVERVVNMRKLPPPKYDDKTSLGFGRNLSRSSLDMALRHMNIRRSSVSKNLRVTINTPTNLMDKNESS from the exons ATGGAGAATGTGTTGGTGGATCGTGATGGAGATGAagatctttctttgtttctggaGATGCGAAGAAAGCTTCAAATCGTTTCCTCTGTTCCAGAATCTG GAGCAAACAGTGTTGACAAGAGTAGCACAAAGAGTTTAGAGCTCTTGGAAACGAGCTGTGTTCAGCCGCGTAGGAGCGCTGTTGAAAAGTTTTTGGACTCTGAGAGTGACAAATCTGATTACGAATG GTTACTTGCGGCTCCTGAGACGCTAGGAGGGCAAGAGAACTTAATGGTTAAACTCAAAGAGACTAAAGCTAGGTCCAGTACTGCTCTGAAACCACGG gTTGAAAACATTCCGCAAGAACCTGTGACACGGAGCGCCAAGGCTTCCAAGACAATCCCAAGAACTACTTTAAGCAAACAAGTCAGCAACACCGCTGAAAAAGTAAAACCAAGCAGTAAAACGTCAAGACAAGCCACACCCACTTCACGAACTACATTACCTTCCACTAGACTAACCAAGTCTGCTCAGAGTTCAAATCCAGACACTAGAACCCCTACAATCAAGTCCAATCCAAGAGCATCTGCCTATACCCGTTCATCTTCTGTGGGGAAGTCGGTTTCTAGTGCTAAATCTAAAACTCCAACAATCCCTGAGACACGTACTAGACCTGTCTCAGCCTCAAGAAGCAGAGTGTATAGCTCAGGTGACAGGTCGACAGGACGGTGCAAGATTAGTAATGATGTGAATCCTGTGTTGATGGGGACTCAAATGGTGGAAAGAGTTGTGAACATGAGGAAACTGCCACCTCCAAAATACGACGATAAAACGAGCTTGGGTTTTGGGAGAAATCTCTCTAGGTCCTCCCTTGACATGGCCTTGAGGCACATG AACATAAGGCGTAGTAGTGTTTCGAAGAATCTGAGGGTAACAATCAATACCCCAACAAATTTGATGGACAAAAACGAGTCATCGTGA